In Desulfuromonadaceae bacterium, a genomic segment contains:
- a CDS encoding succinate dehydrogenase cytochrome b subunit: protein MQLTENSVGRKLLMAVTGALLLGFVIVHLLGNSSVFLGPDGINSYAEHLRSLGPIVWVFRLVMLGLIVVHIWFGVSLTLENSAATPVGYASQEYRRATFSSRTMIYTGVALLAFIIYHLLHFTVQITDVEFAARQNMDAINRPDVFGMVVNGFKQTFTMVLYVVAMIVLFLHLSHGVQSILQTVGLNNNKSLPVVTLAGKGLAFVLLLGYISIPILIIAGIVKI, encoded by the coding sequence ATGCAACTGACAGAAAATTCGGTAGGCAGAAAGCTGTTGATGGCGGTAACCGGGGCATTGTTGCTTGGTTTCGTCATCGTCCATTTACTGGGGAACAGCTCAGTGTTTCTTGGTCCCGACGGGATCAACTCATATGCTGAGCATCTCCGCAGCCTCGGTCCGATTGTCTGGGTATTTCGCCTGGTCATGTTGGGCCTTATCGTGGTGCACATCTGGTTTGGTGTTTCATTGACGCTGGAAAACAGCGCTGCTACACCGGTCGGGTACGCGTCTCAAGAGTATCGTCGCGCGACCTTCAGCAGTCGGACGATGATTTATACCGGTGTTGCGCTGTTGGCATTCATCATTTATCACTTGTTGCACTTTACCGTGCAGATTACTGATGTGGAATTTGCTGCGCGGCAGAATATGGACGCAATTAATCGTCCTGACGTGTTCGGCATGGTGGTTAACGGCTTTAAACAGACGTTTACCATGGTTTTGTACGTCGTTGCGATGATTGTGCTTTTTCTGCACCTGAGCCACGGTGTCCAGAGCATTCTGCAAACTGTGGGTCTGAATAATAACAAGAGTCTTCCGGTGGTTACGCTCGCAGGCAAGGGCCTGGCTTTCGTTTTGCTGCTGGGCTATATTTCGATTCCGATTCTCATCATTGCTGGCATCGTAAAGATTTAG
- a CDS encoding fumarate reductase/succinate dehydrogenase flavoprotein subunit, translated as MILDGKAPTGPIETSWDRYRFDTKLVNPANKRKYKIIMVGSGLAGGAGAATLGELGYNVDCFCYQDSPRRAHSIAAQGGINAAKNYPNDADSVRRLFYDTIKGGDFRAREADVWRLSQVSNNIIDQCVAQGVPFARDYAGYLDTRSFGGAQVSRTFYARGQTGQQLLLGAYSALSRQIKAGTVKMYTRREMLDLVVVDGVARGITVRNLVTGEMESHWADAVCLATGGYMNVFYLSTNAMGSSVTASWKAAKKGAYFANPCYTQIHPTCIPVAGEHQSKLTLMSESLRNDGRIWVPKKAGDKRPGNEIPENERDYYLENKYPAFGNLVPRDVASRNAKLMTDANRGVGTTGLAVFLDYRDAIQRVGEKTIKERYGNLFDMYEKITDENAYKQPMRIYPAPHYAMGGLWVDYNLQSNIPGLFVLGEANFSVHGANRLGASALMQGLSDGYFVIPYTIAGYMATVKPGEITSDHAAFKESIDQVNAQTQKLLNINGKKTVLEFHRDLGKIMWDNVGMGRSKESLNKALSEIPKLREEFWQNVKVTGSANELNQQLENAGRVADFLEFGEILAADALHREESCGGHFRLESQTAEGEAMRDDENFTYVGAWEYKGNDKAPELHKEPLQFENIHLAQRSYK; from the coding sequence GTGATACTCGATGGAAAAGCACCTACTGGTCCAATTGAAACTTCCTGGGACCGTTATCGTTTTGATACCAAACTTGTTAACCCGGCGAATAAACGCAAGTACAAAATCATTATGGTCGGTTCCGGCTTAGCCGGTGGCGCTGGCGCTGCGACGCTGGGTGAGCTTGGCTATAACGTTGACTGCTTCTGTTATCAGGATAGTCCGCGTCGTGCCCACTCGATTGCTGCTCAGGGCGGTATCAACGCGGCTAAAAACTACCCGAATGATGCCGACAGTGTGCGTCGGCTCTTTTATGACACCATAAAGGGCGGCGACTTCCGCGCCCGTGAAGCGGACGTTTGGCGTCTGTCTCAGGTGTCCAACAACATTATTGACCAGTGTGTTGCGCAGGGTGTTCCTTTTGCCCGCGATTATGCCGGTTATCTTGATACCCGCTCCTTCGGCGGTGCTCAGGTTTCGCGAACCTTTTATGCTCGCGGTCAAACCGGTCAACAGCTTCTGCTTGGCGCTTATTCTGCTCTATCCCGCCAGATCAAAGCTGGTACGGTGAAGATGTATACCCGTCGTGAAATGCTTGATCTCGTTGTGGTTGATGGCGTTGCTAGGGGGATTACCGTACGCAACCTGGTTACTGGTGAGATGGAATCTCATTGGGCTGATGCTGTCTGTCTGGCAACTGGTGGCTATATGAATGTCTTCTATCTGTCAACCAACGCCATGGGGAGTTCGGTTACCGCGAGCTGGAAAGCTGCCAAAAAGGGTGCTTACTTCGCCAACCCCTGCTATACCCAAATCCACCCGACTTGTATTCCTGTCGCAGGTGAGCATCAGTCCAAGCTGACTCTGATGTCAGAATCTCTCCGGAATGACGGTCGTATCTGGGTTCCGAAAAAGGCTGGAGATAAACGCCCGGGCAATGAAATCCCGGAAAATGAGCGCGACTATTATCTGGAAAATAAATATCCGGCATTCGGCAACCTGGTGCCGCGGGACGTTGCCTCACGTAACGCCAAACTGATGACCGATGCGAATCGTGGCGTAGGGACAACTGGTCTGGCGGTCTTCCTTGATTACCGTGATGCTATCCAGCGCGTTGGTGAGAAGACAATCAAAGAGCGTTATGGCAATCTCTTTGATATGTATGAAAAAATTACTGACGAAAATGCCTACAAACAACCGATGCGGATCTATCCGGCGCCGCACTACGCGATGGGCGGCTTGTGGGTTGATTACAATCTGCAGAGCAATATCCCTGGTCTCTTCGTCCTTGGTGAAGCCAATTTCTCTGTCCACGGTGCCAACCGTCTCGGCGCTTCGGCACTGATGCAGGGTTTGTCTGATGGCTATTTCGTTATTCCTTACACCATTGCCGGTTATATGGCGACTGTTAAGCCTGGTGAAATCACGTCGGACCACGCGGCATTCAAAGAGTCGATCGATCAGGTTAATGCTCAGACTCAGAAGCTCTTGAACATCAACGGCAAGAAGACTGTCCTTGAGTTTCACCGTGACCTCGGTAAAATCATGTGGGACAACGTTGGGATGGGTCGTTCTAAAGAAAGCCTTAACAAGGCGCTCTCCGAAATTCCCAAATTGCGTGAAGAGTTCTGGCAGAATGTTAAAGTTACGGGCTCCGCCAATGAACTCAATCAGCAGCTTGAAAATGCTGGTCGTGTTGCCGATTTTCTCGAATTCGGTGAAATCCTTGCGGCTGATGCCCTACACCGTGAGGAGTCCTGTGGCGGTCACTTCCGTCTTGAGAGCCAGACTGCTGAGGGCGAAGCGATGCGCGATGATGAGAACTT